In the genome of Telluria beijingensis, one region contains:
- a CDS encoding LysR substrate-binding domain-containing protein, with the protein MKVELGDLSAFVAVARAGGFREAARATDSSASGLSEAVRRLETRLGVRLLNRTTRSVVPTEAGRSLLLRLDPVLSEIDNALDVVNGFRDKPTGTLRLNVSMSAARLVLPSIVPRFLAAYPEIRLEVVADETFVDVLAAGCDAGIRYEERLEQDMIAVPIGPRVQRMAAAASPAFLARCGALEHPRDLPLGACIRARFASGAMIHWQFERDGEAITIEPNGQLLVQVGAALDLALDAAVQGLGVIYLFEDWLTPYFERGLLQPVLQLWWPQFSGPFLYYPGHRLVPAPLRAFVDFIRNEGQVATDSSHK; encoded by the coding sequence ATGAAAGTTGAGCTGGGTGATTTATCTGCGTTTGTCGCGGTGGCGCGCGCAGGAGGATTTCGCGAAGCGGCGCGCGCGACCGATAGCAGCGCTTCCGGCCTGAGCGAAGCAGTGCGGCGGCTGGAAACGCGCCTGGGCGTGCGTTTGCTCAATCGAACGACGCGCAGTGTCGTGCCGACGGAGGCCGGGCGCAGCCTGCTGCTGCGCCTCGATCCGGTATTGAGCGAGATCGATAATGCTCTCGATGTGGTCAATGGGTTCCGGGACAAGCCCACAGGAACCTTGCGCCTGAATGTATCCATGAGTGCGGCGCGGCTCGTCCTGCCGTCCATCGTGCCGCGTTTTCTTGCCGCGTATCCGGAGATTCGGCTGGAAGTCGTGGCGGATGAGACCTTTGTCGATGTGCTGGCGGCCGGGTGCGATGCGGGCATTCGCTATGAAGAGCGTCTGGAGCAGGACATGATCGCGGTGCCGATCGGTCCGCGCGTCCAGCGCATGGCGGCGGCGGCTTCGCCGGCGTTTCTCGCCAGGTGCGGCGCGCTGGAACATCCGCGTGACCTGCCGCTGGGTGCCTGTATCCGGGCGCGCTTTGCGAGCGGCGCGATGATCCACTGGCAGTTCGAGCGGGATGGCGAGGCGATCACCATCGAGCCGAATGGGCAGTTGCTGGTGCAGGTGGGCGCCGCACTGGACTTGGCTCTCGATGCTGCGGTGCAGGGACTCGGCGTCATCTATCTGTTTGAGGACTGGCTGACGCCGTACTTCGAGCGAGGGCTGTTGCAGCCGGTGCTGCAGCTGTGGTGGCCGCAGTTTTCAGGTCCCTTCCTGTATTACCCAGGTCACAGGCTGGTGCCGGCGCCGCTGCGGGCTTTTGTGGATTTCATCCGCAACGAGGGGCAGGTTGCGACGGATTCGTCACACAAATGA
- a CDS encoding MlaE family ABC transporter permease, which translates to MQIENAPTLIIQQSGQGPGQSVVAEGVWQVHGLSQRGVLKGITRQLAGLKDKGACEWDLSGIESLDHIGAQMFWNTWNKERPKRLKLDPRQEDLFKRIEEASHIKLPRHRVSPFHWVIKLGAGILDFFEHLRSFIGLIGIVIQDLGRFLRRPQTGPWREISANIYHSGFQALGITAMVGFLIGIVLSYLSSQQLRMFGGDAYLVNILGMAVIRELGPLLAAILVAGRSGSSITAQLGVMRVTEELDAMLVMGVSHGYRLIMPKVIALAISMPLLVVWTDAMALLGGMVSAKIEMGMSFRYFLQKLPDAVPFVNYTIGLLKGATFGVLIALIACHFGLRIKPNTESLGRGTTTSVVTAITVVILADAVYAIIFSGTGF; encoded by the coding sequence ATGCAGATTGAAAATGCGCCAACATTAATCATTCAACAGTCCGGCCAGGGGCCCGGCCAATCTGTCGTTGCCGAGGGTGTGTGGCAAGTCCACGGCCTGTCGCAGCGCGGCGTCCTCAAGGGCATCACGCGCCAGCTGGCCGGCCTGAAGGACAAGGGCGCCTGCGAATGGGACCTGTCCGGCATCGAAAGCCTCGACCATATCGGCGCCCAGATGTTCTGGAATACCTGGAACAAGGAGCGTCCCAAGCGCCTCAAACTCGACCCGCGCCAGGAAGACCTGTTCAAGCGCATCGAAGAGGCCAGCCACATCAAGCTGCCGCGCCACCGGGTGAGCCCCTTCCATTGGGTGATCAAGCTGGGCGCCGGCATCCTGGACTTCTTCGAGCACCTGCGCAGCTTCATCGGCCTGATCGGGATCGTGATCCAGGACCTGGGCCGCTTCCTGCGCCGCCCGCAGACCGGGCCATGGCGCGAGATCTCGGCCAATATCTATCACTCCGGCTTCCAGGCGCTGGGCATCACGGCCATGGTCGGCTTCCTGATCGGGATCGTGCTCTCCTACCTGTCGTCGCAGCAGCTGCGCATGTTCGGCGGCGACGCCTACCTGGTCAACATCCTTGGCATGGCGGTGATCCGCGAACTGGGGCCGCTGCTGGCCGCAATCCTGGTCGCCGGCCGCTCCGGCTCCTCGATCACCGCCCAGCTGGGCGTGATGCGGGTGACGGAAGAACTCGACGCCATGCTGGTGATGGGCGTCTCGCACGGCTACCGCCTGATCATGCCCAAGGTGATCGCGCTGGCGATCTCGATGCCGCTGCTGGTGGTCTGGACCGATGCCATGGCCCTGCTGGGCGGCATGGTCTCGGCCAAGATCGAGATGGGCATGTCGTTCCGCTACTTCCTGCAAAAGCTGCCGGACGCGGTCCCCTTCGTCAACTACACCATCGGCCTGCTCAAGGGCGCCACGTTCGGGGTGCTGATCGCCCTGATCGCCTGCCATTTCGGCCTGCGCATCAAGCCCAATACCGAGAGCCTGGGCCGCGGCACCACGACGTCGGTGGTCACCGCGATCACGGTGGTGATCCTGGCCGACGCGGTGTACGCCATCATCTTCAGCGGGACGGGCTTCTGA
- a CDS encoding MlaD family protein — protein MENRSHALMTGIFTIALLVATVLIGLWFNRDKTELVPYEIVTTQSIPGLNPQATVRYRGLEIGRVDEIVFDPRVTGQILIRLSVDEASPITSTTYASLGYQGVTGIAFIQLDDDRTGSPRLATGGDRIARIPLRPGLLDQLEDRGLAILEKAEKVTASLDELLSEDNRARMIGAFDSVDRAAEAYAAIPPRLDPVLDQLPGLVNKVNRSMDSIDTLANSATSMTRNYDQLATRLQAADGPIERLNTTIGALGAATSHLELETLPHVVQMTDEARASLRAVRRTANSFSDRPQSILFGTPGDAPGPGEAGFAPPTK, from the coding sequence ATGGAAAACAGGTCGCATGCCCTGATGACCGGCATCTTCACGATCGCGCTGCTGGTGGCCACCGTCCTGATCGGCCTCTGGTTCAACCGCGACAAGACCGAGCTGGTGCCCTACGAGATCGTCACCACCCAGTCGATCCCAGGCCTCAATCCGCAAGCCACAGTGCGCTACCGCGGCCTCGAGATCGGCCGCGTCGACGAGATCGTCTTCGACCCGCGCGTCACCGGCCAGATCCTGATCCGCCTGTCGGTCGACGAAGCCTCGCCGATCACGTCCACCACCTATGCCTCGCTCGGCTACCAGGGCGTGACCGGGATCGCCTTCATCCAGCTCGACGACGACCGCACCGGTTCGCCGCGCCTGGCCACCGGCGGCGACCGCATTGCCCGCATCCCGCTGCGTCCGGGCCTGCTCGACCAGCTCGAAGACCGCGGCCTGGCGATCCTGGAAAAGGCCGAGAAGGTCACCGCCAGCCTCGACGAGCTGCTGAGCGAGGACAACCGCGCCCGGATGATCGGCGCCTTCGACAGCGTCGACCGCGCCGCCGAAGCCTATGCAGCTATCCCGCCGCGCCTCGACCCGGTGCTCGACCAGTTGCCCGGCCTGGTGAACAAGGTCAACCGCAGCATGGATTCGATCGACACCCTGGCCAACAGCGCCACCTCGATGACCCGCAACTACGACCAGCTGGCGACGCGCCTGCAGGCGGCCGACGGCCCGATCGAGCGCCTGAACACCACCATCGGCGCGCTTGGCGCGGCCACCAGCCACCTCGAACTGGAGACGCTGCCGCACGTGGTGCAGATGACCGACGAGGCGCGCGCGTCGCTGCGCGCGGTCAGGCGCACCGCCAACTCGTTCTCCGATCGCCCGCAAAGCATCCTGTTCGGCACCCCGGGCGACGCGCCCGGCCCCGGCGAGGCGGGCTTCGCGCCACCGACCAAATGA
- a CDS encoding RHS repeat-associated core domain-containing protein: MKYDPAGRLIEQQLGAIAQTGQTNRQVQRDTYRPDLQVGMRAAILRRYSYDPSGQLTSVEDNRRGRIEYRYDPIGRLLAASSVLGHETFAFDPAGNIQVAATTQYEPTTSRVQLPKLLNNLLKEYAGVSYSYDDRGNVVKRSQDGLHSEYEWDAFNRMTRATTWQGFTTFAYDPLGRRIVKHSKADGETLLRNTTQTMYGWDGDTLAWESSVHGGHAAMERAVHYVYERNSFVPLIQATQSRMIQLAPTTDVKALMVGNGGKYDPALDPLWNGEREQKAEPFGKDEISFFQCDHLGTPQEVTDCNGKVAWSAQYKAWGEAKEAISETALKTGKRNPIRFQGQYFDEETELHYNRHRYYDPVSGRFICKDPIGLLGGFNTHAYAPNPVQWVDPLGLAPKKKDSINNGCANCDPCQGRNPAAIARSWQGREPYDGVDSYINVVVKEGTVLYTLYPHGDAPGNYLVKSNVVRGAHTARQYNDAVQVAHKENWKSRDARPMRTKVHGYALTKDTCMAVSIAKNNPKLGKGGAKQYFIENRDKPNLLDTGRIIAYGS, encoded by the coding sequence ATGAAGTACGATCCGGCTGGCCGCCTGATTGAACAACAACTTGGCGCCATCGCGCAGACAGGCCAGACGAACCGACAGGTTCAACGCGACACCTACCGTCCCGACCTTCAGGTCGGCATGCGAGCCGCGATCCTGCGGCGCTACAGCTATGACCCGTCCGGCCAACTAACCAGCGTCGAAGACAACCGGCGCGGCCGCATCGAATACCGTTACGACCCGATTGGACGGCTGCTGGCGGCGAGCAGCGTACTGGGCCATGAAACCTTCGCCTTCGATCCAGCCGGCAACATCCAGGTAGCCGCGACCACGCAGTACGAGCCTACTACCTCTCGTGTACAGCTGCCAAAGCTGCTGAACAACCTGCTCAAGGAGTATGCCGGTGTCAGCTACAGCTACGATGACCGCGGCAATGTCGTGAAACGTAGCCAAGACGGCTTACATTCCGAGTATGAATGGGATGCGTTCAATCGGATGACCCGTGCAACGACTTGGCAGGGCTTCACCACCTTTGCCTACGATCCACTGGGGCGACGAATCGTCAAACACAGCAAAGCAGATGGAGAAACTCTACTGAGGAACACAACCCAGACCATGTACGGCTGGGATGGCGACACGCTAGCGTGGGAAAGCAGCGTGCACGGGGGCCATGCTGCGATGGAACGGGCGGTGCACTATGTATACGAACGCAATAGCTTTGTGCCGCTAATTCAGGCCACCCAAAGCCGCATGATCCAGTTGGCGCCCACTACCGACGTTAAGGCGCTAATGGTGGGCAACGGCGGCAAGTATGATCCTGCGCTCGATCCGCTATGGAACGGTGAGCGCGAGCAGAAAGCTGAGCCGTTTGGTAAAGATGAGATCTCTTTTTTTCAGTGTGATCATCTGGGTACGCCGCAGGAGGTAACAGATTGCAATGGAAAGGTAGCATGGTCGGCTCAGTATAAAGCTTGGGGGGAGGCAAAAGAGGCAATCAGCGAGACGGCACTCAAGACCGGGAAACGTAATCCAATTCGGTTTCAAGGGCAATACTTTGACGAGGAAACGGAACTACATTATAACCGCCATCGATATTACGACCCAGTTAGCGGCCGCTTTATATGCAAGGATCCGATCGGATTGTTAGGCGGTTTTAATACTCATGCATATGCGCCGAACCCCGTTCAATGGGTTGACCCGCTGGGATTGGCCCCAAAGAAAAAAGATTCTATTAATAATGGCTGTGCCAACTGCGATCCATGCCAAGGTCGTAATCCCGCCGCAATCGCGCGGTCTTGGCAAGGCCGTGAACCTTACGATGGCGTCGATAGTTATATCAATGTCGTCGTGAAAGAGGGAACTGTACTCTACACGCTTTATCCACACGGAGACGCACCAGGAAATTACTTGGTGAAATCCAATGTAGTGCGAGGCGCCCACACTGCTAGGCAGTACAATGACGCTGTGCAGGTTGCTCACAAGGAAAATTGGAAAAGCCGCGACGCGAGGCCTATGCGCACCAAAGTTCACGGTTATGCTCTTACCAAGGATACCTGCATGGCAGTTAGTATTGCAAAAAACAATCCAAAACTAGGAAAGGGTGGCGCCAAACAATATTTCATAGAAAATAGAGATAAGCCTAACCTTTTAGATACAGGACGAATTATTGCTTATGGAAGTTAA
- a CDS encoding ABC transporter ATP-binding protein yields MVDSKKARKQELNLRPEEEVGAPVVQIRNLWTKFGRTVVHQDLNLEIYGGEILTIVGGSGTGKTVLLRQMLGLERPAQGSVHVFGEDISAASPQQLQRMRNHWGMLFQQGALYSALSVFDNIALPMRELRSLPEDVIRDAVLLKMNMVGLGPEHANKMPADLSGGMVKRAALARALALEPQLLFLDEPTAGLDPDLSDAFVALIQTLHRELKLTVVMVTHDLDTLFALSSRIAVLAEKHVLAVGPSCDVLQVEHPFIKHFFLGPRGQRALEVLDERHAQHEPENR; encoded by the coding sequence ATGGTGGACTCGAAAAAAGCGCGCAAGCAGGAACTGAACCTGCGTCCCGAGGAGGAAGTCGGCGCGCCGGTGGTCCAGATCCGCAACCTGTGGACGAAATTCGGTCGCACCGTGGTGCACCAGGACCTGAACCTCGAGATCTACGGCGGCGAGATCCTCACCATCGTCGGCGGCTCCGGCACCGGCAAGACCGTGCTGCTGCGCCAGATGCTGGGCCTCGAACGCCCGGCGCAGGGCAGCGTGCACGTGTTCGGCGAGGACATCAGCGCGGCCTCGCCCCAGCAGCTGCAACGCATGCGCAACCACTGGGGCATGCTGTTCCAGCAGGGCGCCCTGTACTCGGCGCTGAGCGTGTTCGATAACATCGCCCTGCCGATGCGCGAACTGCGCTCGCTGCCCGAGGACGTGATCCGCGACGCCGTGCTGCTCAAGATGAATATGGTGGGCCTGGGCCCCGAGCACGCCAACAAGATGCCGGCCGACCTGTCGGGCGGGATGGTCAAGCGCGCCGCCCTGGCGCGCGCGCTGGCCCTCGAGCCGCAGCTGCTGTTCCTGGACGAACCGACGGCCGGGCTGGACCCCGACCTGTCGGACGCCTTCGTCGCCCTGATCCAGACCCTGCACCGCGAACTGAAACTCACGGTGGTGATGGTCACGCACGACCTGGACACCCTGTTCGCGCTGTCCTCGCGCATCGCGGTGCTGGCCGAGAAGCACGTGCTGGCGGTGGGACCGTCATGCGACGTGCTGCAGGTCGAGCACCCCTTCATCAAACACTTTTTCCTGGGCCCGCGCGGCCAGCGGGCGCTGGAAGTGCTCGACGAGCGCCACGCCCAGCATGAACCGGAGAATCGATAG
- a CDS encoding aldo/keto reductase family oxidoreductase produces MSTIDQAGTYSLGSRTVHRLGYGAMQLAGPNAFGPPKDAATAHKVLREALELGVNHIDTSDFYGPHITNQLIREALHPYNEELVIVTKVSARRGADGSWLPAFSAPELEQAVHDNLRNLGLETLEVVNLRAMFDPYKPAEGSLEPQLATLAELRQRGLIQHIGLSNVTPRQLEEAQRILPIACVQNMYNLVHRADDAMIDALARQGIPYVPFFPLGGFTPLQSNALSAVAARLDATPMQVAIAWLLQRSPNILLIPGTSSPVHLRENIAAAALVLPKDALAELDAIAA; encoded by the coding sequence ATGTCCACCATCGATCAAGCCGGTACCTATTCCCTCGGCAGCCGCACGGTACACCGCCTCGGCTACGGCGCCATGCAACTGGCCGGCCCCAACGCCTTCGGCCCGCCCAAGGATGCGGCGACCGCGCATAAGGTGCTGCGCGAAGCGCTGGAACTTGGCGTGAACCATATCGACACCTCGGATTTCTATGGCCCGCACATCACCAACCAGTTGATCCGCGAAGCACTCCACCCTTACAACGAAGAACTCGTGATCGTGACCAAGGTCAGCGCGCGGCGCGGCGCCGATGGCAGCTGGCTGCCCGCCTTCTCGGCGCCCGAACTCGAACAGGCCGTGCACGACAACCTGCGCAACCTGGGACTGGAGACATTGGAAGTAGTAAATCTGCGCGCCATGTTCGACCCCTACAAACCGGCGGAAGGCTCGCTCGAACCGCAACTGGCGACCCTTGCCGAACTGCGCCAGCGCGGCCTGATCCAGCACATCGGCCTGAGCAACGTGACGCCGCGCCAGCTCGAGGAAGCGCAACGCATCCTGCCAATCGCCTGCGTCCAGAATATGTATAACCTGGTCCACCGCGCTGACGACGCGATGATCGATGCGCTGGCACGCCAGGGCATCCCCTATGTGCCCTTCTTCCCGCTCGGTGGATTCACGCCGCTGCAGTCGAACGCCCTGTCGGCCGTCGCAGCCCGGCTCGACGCCACGCCGATGCAGGTCGCGATCGCCTGGCTGCTGCAGCGCTCGCCGAACATCCTGCTCATTCCCGGCACCTCCTCGCCGGTCCACCTGCGCGAGAACATCGCCGCGGCAGCACTCGTGCTGCCGAAAGACGCCCTGGCGGAACTGGACGCGATCGCGGCCTGA
- a CDS encoding AI-2E family transporter encodes MEARPGRNYTRIAIVVLLTLGCLYVLRPFLPAILFAAAVAISTWPLYLRLLERCRGQRTVAALTMTLTLTLLFIIPLSMVAYNLADDVARGFGELRLLIEHRELAPPAWLANIPLIGSTLVDYLNELIASREQMLALAQRMLEPARHWLVAGGIMLGTGVVQMSLAAFVSFFLYRDGNALLAVIAVTMRKVMGEGAESIQATVGQTVRGVMYGLLGTALAQALVAAVGFAIAGVPAVPLLSVLVFLTSLIPLGPPLVWGGATIWLFAHGETGWAIFMAIWGTVLISGVDNVVRPMLISRGSSLPFLLTLLGVLGGVIAFGFVGMFIGPVLLAVGYSLMSEWTGTEDPIVKHDEDVASGHIP; translated from the coding sequence ATGGAAGCACGCCCTGGCAGGAACTACACCCGCATCGCGATCGTCGTCCTGCTGACGCTGGGCTGTCTCTACGTCCTGCGCCCCTTCCTGCCGGCGATCCTGTTCGCCGCCGCGGTCGCCATCTCGACCTGGCCCCTGTACCTGCGCCTGCTGGAGCGATGCCGTGGCCAGCGCACCGTTGCGGCGCTGACGATGACGCTCACCCTGACCCTGCTGTTCATCATCCCGCTGTCGATGGTGGCCTACAACCTGGCCGACGACGTGGCGCGCGGATTCGGGGAACTGCGCCTCCTGATCGAGCACCGCGAACTGGCGCCGCCGGCCTGGCTGGCCAACATCCCCCTGATCGGGTCCACGCTGGTCGACTACCTGAACGAGCTGATCGCCAGCCGCGAACAGATGCTGGCCCTGGCCCAGCGCATGCTGGAACCGGCGCGCCACTGGCTGGTGGCAGGCGGGATCATGCTCGGCACCGGCGTCGTGCAGATGAGCCTGGCGGCCTTCGTCAGCTTCTTCCTGTACCGCGACGGCAATGCGCTGCTGGCCGTGATCGCGGTGACGATGCGCAAGGTGATGGGCGAGGGCGCCGAATCGATCCAGGCCACGGTTGGGCAGACCGTGCGCGGCGTGATGTATGGCTTATTGGGCACTGCCCTGGCCCAGGCGCTGGTGGCGGCGGTCGGGTTTGCGATTGCTGGGGTGCCGGCAGTGCCATTGTTGTCGGTGCTGGTGTTTTTAACTTCGTTGATCCCGCTTGGGCCGCCGCTGGTGTGGGGTGGGGCGACTATCTGGCTGTTCGCCCATGGCGAGACTGGGTGGGCGATTTTCATGGCGATCTGGGGCACGGTCCTGATCAGCGGTGTCGACAATGTAGTGCGGCCGATGCTGATCAGCCGCGGTAGCAGCTTGCCGTTTTTGCTTACCCTGCTTGGGGTGTTGGGTGGGGTGATTGCCTTTGGGTTTGTCGGGATGTTCATCGGGCCGGTGTTGCTGGCGGTTGGCTATTCCCTGATGAGCGAGTGGACCGGGACTGAAGATCCGATCGTCAAGCATGACGAGGATGTCGCGTCGGGACATATTCCTTAA
- a CDS encoding ABC-type transport auxiliary lipoprotein family protein codes for MNRYFFHLPAAVAIACSLLLAGCGSTERASNTIFDFGPVTPAVQAAASPKPAAIVVMDVTGPATLDTERMFYRLNYADAQQARTYATSRWSATPVNLVTQRVKARLAQSGVKVLSATDAATGVPILRIEIDDFVHAFASAGQSEGQVMLRASVFQEHRLVDQRSFGRNVPARSQDAAGGVAALAAGTDGVASDLMAWLASLDTQGK; via the coding sequence GTGAACCGCTACTTCTTCCACCTCCCGGCCGCCGTCGCCATCGCCTGTTCCTTGTTGTTGGCCGGCTGCGGCAGCACCGAGCGTGCCTCGAACACCATCTTCGACTTCGGCCCCGTCACGCCTGCCGTGCAGGCGGCAGCAAGCCCGAAACCGGCCGCCATCGTGGTCATGGACGTCACCGGCCCGGCCACCCTCGACACCGAGCGCATGTTCTATCGCCTGAACTACGCCGATGCGCAGCAGGCGCGCACCTACGCCACCAGCCGCTGGAGCGCGACCCCGGTCAACCTGGTCACCCAGCGCGTCAAGGCGCGCCTGGCGCAGTCGGGCGTCAAGGTGCTGTCGGCCACCGACGCCGCCACCGGCGTGCCGATCCTGCGCATCGAGATCGACGACTTCGTTCATGCCTTCGCTAGCGCGGGCCAGAGCGAAGGCCAGGTCATGCTGCGCGCCTCGGTGTTCCAGGAACACCGCCTGGTCGACCAGCGCAGCTTCGGGCGCAACGTGCCCGCGCGTAGCCAGGACGCCGCCGGCGGCGTGGCGGCGCTGGCCGCCGGCACCGACGGGGTGGCGTCCGACCTGATGGCCTGGCTGGCGTCGCTGGACACCCAAGGCAAATGA
- a CDS encoding SCO family protein yields the protein MKKLLGVLGFSAVALLAAGCDKLGEKPLAFHNTDVTGVDYAKGFALTDHTGKPRTLADYKGKVVVIFFGYTQCPDVCPTTMSEMATVMKELGPSSSDVQVLFITVDPERDTQELLSHYVPAFDQRFVGLYGDAAATAKVAKEFKVYYAKVPGADPASYTVDHTAGSFVFDKQGHLRLFVRHGQGPALIAHDLRQLL from the coding sequence ATGAAAAAGCTCTTGGGTGTGTTGGGGTTCTCCGCCGTGGCGCTGCTGGCTGCCGGTTGCGACAAGCTGGGCGAGAAGCCGCTGGCCTTCCACAACACCGACGTCACCGGTGTCGACTACGCCAAGGGCTTCGCGCTGACCGACCATACCGGCAAGCCGCGCACCCTGGCCGACTACAAGGGCAAGGTGGTGGTGATCTTCTTCGGCTACACCCAGTGCCCCGACGTGTGCCCGACCACGATGTCCGAGATGGCCACCGTGATGAAGGAGCTGGGGCCGTCGAGCAGCGACGTGCAGGTACTGTTCATCACGGTCGACCCCGAGCGCGACACGCAAGAGCTGCTGTCGCACTACGTGCCGGCCTTCGACCAGCGCTTCGTCGGCCTGTACGGCGATGCTGCCGCGACCGCGAAGGTGGCCAAGGAATTCAAGGTCTACTATGCCAAGGTGCCGGGCGCCGACCCGGCCAGCTACACGGTGGACCACACCGCCGGCAGCTTCGTGTTCGACAAGCAGGGCCACCTGCGCCTGTTCGTGCGCCACGGACAGGGGCCGGCGCTGATCGCGCACGACCTGCGCCAGCTGCTATGA
- a CDS encoding PAAR domain-containing protein, with translation MSLKIITVGDKTNHGGIVISGSPDHDIRGKAVARLGDKVDCPQPYPGGKPHGVNKIITGHDTLTVNGVPVAVEGCMTECGCALIGSMPATAD, from the coding sequence ATGTCATTGAAGATTATTACAGTCGGAGACAAAACCAACCATGGCGGTATAGTTATCAGCGGCTCGCCCGACCACGACATCAGGGGAAAAGCAGTCGCTCGACTAGGTGACAAAGTTGACTGTCCGCAGCCCTATCCCGGCGGCAAACCGCACGGCGTAAATAAAATCATTACGGGCCACGACACACTCACGGTTAACGGAGTTCCTGTTGCAGTAGAGGGATGCATGACGGAATGCGGGTGCGCGCTGATCGGCAGCATGCCTGCAACGGCGGACTGA
- a CDS encoding B12-binding domain-containing radical SAM protein: MTILLSTLNARYTHASLGLRYLLANMGLLQDQTTIQEFVIGAKTTDLVERILAHEPRIVGFGVYIWNVEETTRLVAMLKRVAPQVTVILGGPEVSHETGEQEIVKLADYVVTGWGDVTFPKLCREILDGPKPIMKVHAGVQPPMEDIVLPYSLYSEDDIAHRTLYVEASRGCPFKCEFCLSSLDKTAWPFPLDTFLAEMETMYAKGARLFKFVDRTFNLNVKTSLRIMQFFLDKIEAYPNDPVYAHFELVPDHLPEALKETIAKFPAGALQFEIGIQSFNPEVQTLVSRRQNNEKAAENIRWLTQHSTAHLHVDLIAGLPGEDVASFARGFDHLVSLGAEEIQFGILKRLRGTPIIRHTQEFGMVYDPYPPYTVLATNKIDFATMQRLVRFARYWDLVANSGRFANTIPVLLGETPFDNFMAFSDWIYAHTDATHRIALDRLAKLVAQWLQLRGMAADDAAALLASDYAGKVDAPSRNVKPIDAARAVAPARQARHLAA; this comes from the coding sequence ATGACGATCCTGCTCTCGACCCTCAACGCCCGCTATACGCACGCCTCCCTGGGCCTGCGGTACCTGCTGGCCAATATGGGCCTCTTGCAGGACCAGACAACGATCCAGGAATTCGTCATCGGCGCCAAGACCACCGACCTGGTCGAACGCATCCTGGCCCATGAGCCGCGCATCGTCGGCTTCGGCGTCTATATCTGGAATGTGGAAGAAACCACCCGCCTGGTGGCCATGCTCAAGCGCGTGGCGCCGCAGGTGACCGTCATCCTGGGCGGCCCCGAAGTCTCGCACGAGACCGGCGAACAGGAGATCGTGAAACTGGCCGACTACGTCGTCACCGGCTGGGGCGACGTCACCTTCCCCAAGCTGTGCCGCGAGATCCTCGATGGTCCCAAGCCGATCATGAAGGTGCACGCCGGCGTGCAGCCGCCGATGGAAGACATCGTCCTGCCCTACTCTCTATATAGTGAAGACGACATCGCCCACCGCACCCTGTACGTGGAAGCCTCGCGCGGCTGCCCGTTCAAGTGCGAATTCTGCCTGTCCTCGCTCGACAAGACCGCCTGGCCCTTCCCGCTCGACACCTTCCTGGCCGAGATGGAGACCATGTATGCCAAGGGTGCGCGCCTGTTCAAGTTCGTCGACCGCACCTTCAACCTGAACGTCAAGACCAGCCTGCGCATCATGCAGTTCTTCCTCGATAAGATCGAGGCCTACCCGAACGACCCGGTCTATGCCCACTTCGAGCTGGTGCCCGACCACCTGCCCGAGGCGCTGAAGGAGACCATCGCCAAATTTCCGGCCGGCGCGCTACAGTTCGAAATCGGCATCCAGAGCTTCAACCCCGAGGTGCAGACCCTGGTCAGCCGCCGCCAGAACAATGAAAAAGCGGCCGAGAACATCCGCTGGCTGACGCAGCACTCCACCGCCCACCTGCACGTCGACCTGATCGCCGGCCTGCCGGGCGAGGACGTGGCCAGCTTCGCGCGCGGCTTCGACCACCTGGTGAGCCTGGGCGCCGAAGAGATCCAGTTCGGCATCCTCAAGCGCCTGCGCGGCACGCCGATCATCCGCCACACCCAGGAATTCGGCATGGTCTACGATCCCTACCCGCCCTATACGGTGCTGGCGACAAATAAAATCGACTTCGCCACCATGCAGCGCCTGGTGCGCTTCGCGCGCTACTGGGACCTGGTGGCCAACTCGGGCCGCTTCGCCAACACCATCCCGGTCCTGCTGGGAGAGACGCCATTCGACAACTTCATGGCCTTCTCGGACTGGATCTACGCCCATACCGACGCCACCCACCGCATCGCCCTCGACCGCCTGGCCAAGCTCGTCGCCCAGTGGCTGCAGCTGCGCGGCATGGCGGCGGATGACGCGGCGGCGCTGCTGGCCAGCGACTACGCCGGCAAGGTCGACGCCCCGAGCCGCAACGTGAAGCCGATCGACGCCGCGCGCGCCGTGGCCCCCGCCCGCCAGGCGCGCCACCTGGCGGCCTAA